From one Paracoccus pantotrophus genomic stretch:
- a CDS encoding TetR/AcrR family transcriptional regulator, with protein sequence MRNRAATAETGWRGSREGWLEAGYQALIDGGIDAVKIQPLARHLNLSRTSFYWFFEDREALLTALIDGWEERTTDPLVKAAQEYAESRAEAMLNVLACFLSGVFDSKLEFAVRSWALQDDTVAVRVAAADETRLSALREMLVRWGHGEQEADVRARTIYLTQIGYISMRVQEELETRLARIPTYVEIYTGQSAEPREIARFNARVKTAAKPPP encoded by the coding sequence ATGAGAAATCGTGCAGCAACCGCTGAAACCGGATGGCGTGGGTCGCGTGAGGGCTGGCTGGAGGCCGGCTACCAGGCGCTGATCGACGGCGGCATCGACGCGGTGAAGATCCAGCCCCTGGCCCGGCATCTGAACCTGTCGCGCACCAGCTTCTACTGGTTCTTCGAGGATCGCGAGGCGCTGCTGACCGCGCTGATCGACGGCTGGGAGGAGCGGACGACCGATCCCCTGGTCAAGGCGGCGCAAGAATATGCCGAGAGCCGGGCGGAGGCGATGCTGAACGTGCTGGCCTGCTTTCTGTCGGGGGTCTTCGACAGCAAGCTGGAATTCGCGGTGCGCAGCTGGGCCTTGCAGGACGACACGGTGGCCGTGCGCGTCGCGGCTGCGGACGAGACGCGGCTTTCGGCGCTGCGCGAGATGCTGGTGCGCTGGGGGCATGGCGAGCAGGAGGCCGACGTGCGGGCGCGCACCATCTATCTGACGCAGATCGGCTATATCTCGATGCGGGTGCAGGAGGAGCTGGAAACCCGGCTCGCGCGCATCCCGACCTATGTCGAGATCTATACCGGGCAGAGCGCCGAGCCGCGCGAGATCGCCCGCTTCAACGCCCGGGTGAAAACCGCCGCCAAGCCGCCACCGTAA